In the Chroococcidiopsis sp. SAG 2025 genome, one interval contains:
- a CDS encoding glycosyltransferase family 4 protein, with amino-acid sequence MNNEEFVYAMNCSTKVISMCSQFAKQMLKDGVKPEKVSFTIGGGADPKLFQPHQRMNGAIGFCTAYYARKDPDRIFNIIKMLPHRKFILLGRDWDRYEKFTELTAMPNFSYIEASYAEYPSYYAQMDVFVSAAILEGGPIPLIEAMMCNVVPVASKTGFALDIINHGNNGFLFDVDASAESVCKLIEQAYQIETDIRKTVEHLTWNNFSLAVQQLLEK; translated from the coding sequence ATGAATAATGAAGAATTTGTTTATGCGATGAACTGTTCCACAAAAGTCATCTCTATGTGTTCGCAATTCGCTAAACAAATGCTTAAGGATGGTGTAAAACCTGAGAAAGTCAGCTTCACGATCGGCGGCGGTGCTGACCCAAAACTTTTTCAACCGCATCAGCGCATGAATGGAGCTATTGGCTTCTGCACTGCATATTATGCTCGTAAAGACCCCGATCGCATCTTCAACATTATTAAAATGTTGCCTCACCGAAAGTTTATTCTTCTGGGTAGAGATTGGGATCGGTATGAAAAGTTTACAGAGCTGACTGCCATGCCTAACTTTTCTTATATTGAAGCGTCTTATGCCGAATACCCTAGCTACTACGCCCAAATGGATGTCTTCGTCTCCGCTGCAATACTAGAAGGTGGTCCTATTCCTCTGATTGAAGCCATGATGTGTAATGTTGTTCCTGTGGCGAGCAAAACTGGATTTGCTCTCGACATTATTAACCACGGCAATAATGGCTTTCTTTTTGATGTTGATGCATCTGCTGAATCAGTGTGCAAGTTAATCGAACAAGCCTATCAGATCGAAACAGATATTAGAAAAACTGTCGAACACTTGACATGGAATAACTTTTCACTTGCAGTTCAGCAACTACTAGAAAAGTAG
- a CDS encoding glycosyltransferase: MEIRRQVRQELGIAETSQILLTVADLNPRKGHGDLIPIAPYLIKEFPNIRFVWAGGGQSKNLISRLQEYGIEDKVLLLGYRSDVPRLLQAADLFIFPTHSEGFPWALLEAMIYNLPIVSSNASGIPEIVKNNVHGLLCHPGDSYGFLENILWALRHPKQMQLMAQNARSLPQEFSEEKMVKKL; the protein is encoded by the coding sequence ATTGAAATTCGTCGCCAAGTACGTCAAGAGCTAGGAATAGCTGAAACAAGTCAAATTTTACTAACAGTTGCTGACTTAAATCCTCGCAAGGGTCATGGCGATCTTATACCGATAGCGCCATACCTAATCAAAGAGTTTCCAAATATTAGGTTCGTGTGGGCTGGAGGAGGTCAATCAAAGAATCTAATCAGTAGATTGCAAGAATATGGAATTGAAGATAAGGTATTGCTGCTAGGTTACAGATCTGATGTGCCAAGGCTTCTGCAAGCAGCAGATCTTTTTATATTTCCGACACATTCTGAAGGCTTTCCCTGGGCTTTATTAGAAGCAATGATCTATAACTTGCCGATCGTATCTTCAAATGCAAGCGGTATTCCAGAAATTGTGAAAAATAACGTTCATGGTTTATTATGCCATCCAGGTGATAGTTATGGTTTCCTAGAAAACATTCTTTGGGCTCTCAGGCATCCCAAACAGATGCAACTGATGGCACAGAATGCTCGATCCTTGCCCCAAGAGTTTTCTGAAGAAAAGATGGTGAAAAAACTTTAG
- a CDS encoding glycosyltransferase produces the protein MSDKSKIRLLILFPSRLRGGAEEYSLTIASAAVRQGWDVHAAFPKTERTASLITDFSKSGVQYHEAVIDDVEAQTQKITWQFLWLLKTLILLLKVKPNFVLINLPLANLCLGAILACALLKKPTAVRFALIFPNQAFTSKRLKLYAWARARNQQWIAITECDRQTICQSFNVSETEIIQIYNGAKTSFSSHRNDLEKKY, from the coding sequence ATGAGCGATAAAAGTAAGATAAGATTGCTAATCCTTTTTCCTTCGAGGCTTCGAGGGGGAGCTGAAGAATACTCTCTTACTATTGCGTCGGCAGCTGTAAGGCAAGGATGGGACGTACATGCAGCATTTCCAAAAACTGAAAGAACAGCATCTTTAATTACTGACTTCTCAAAAAGTGGCGTACAATATCATGAGGCAGTCATTGATGATGTAGAAGCGCAGACACAAAAAATAACATGGCAGTTTTTATGGTTGCTTAAAACTCTTATTTTATTACTCAAAGTTAAACCAAATTTTGTTTTAATTAACCTTCCATTAGCCAATCTATGCTTGGGAGCTATACTTGCCTGCGCGCTTTTAAAAAAGCCTACAGCTGTACGTTTTGCTCTGATTTTCCCCAACCAGGCATTTACCAGTAAAAGATTGAAACTCTACGCATGGGCTCGTGCTAGAAATCAGCAATGGATTGCGATCACAGAATGCGATCGCCAGACTATATGTCAATCATTTAATGTTTCTGAAACAGAAATAATTCAAATCTACAATGGCGCTAAAACTAGTTTTTCAAGTCATCGTAACGACTTAGAAAAAAAGTATTGA
- a CDS encoding class I SAM-dependent methyltransferase: MLTLKNSISYAARGVNTERLNAILENAGQSVLDVGCGNGTYVLKLAERYNILGVDIQHFETWNAMPHLFSVSDASELKFKDSSFDTILSFETLEHLPEPKKALREYYRICRKNLILTVPNCDITSGMRQSLMTYYHWVDRTHVNFFDMDTITEAVKEAGFKVVKHYYINQLSLLPLLTEAFNLSGLLGKLVQKILLKRQQRKYYITCLVVAEK, from the coding sequence ATGTTAACGCTCAAAAACTCTATTTCGTATGCTGCTAGAGGAGTAAATACTGAAAGATTAAATGCTATTTTAGAAAATGCTGGGCAATCTGTGCTCGATGTAGGCTGTGGTAATGGAACCTACGTACTAAAACTTGCAGAGCGATACAATATTTTAGGTGTTGATATTCAGCATTTTGAAACCTGGAATGCAATGCCTCATCTTTTTTCCGTTTCAGATGCTTCTGAACTTAAATTTAAAGATAGTAGCTTTGATACAATTCTTTCTTTTGAAACGTTAGAGCATCTACCAGAACCAAAAAAGGCTCTTAGAGAGTACTATAGGATTTGCCGTAAAAATCTGATTCTTACAGTTCCAAATTGCGATATCACTTCTGGAATGCGTCAAAGCCTCATGACTTATTATCATTGGGTTGATAGAACTCATGTCAACTTTTTTGATATGGATACTATTACTGAAGCAGTTAAAGAAGCAGGCTTTAAAGTTGTAAAACATTACTATATTAATCAGCTTTCCTTGCTACCTTTATTGACCGAAGCGTTCAACTTATCTGGATTATTAGGCAAGCTCGTGCAAAAAATTTTACTAAAAAGACAACAACGAAAATATTATATTACTTGTCTTGTGGTTGCTGAGAAATAA
- a CDS encoding ABC transporter ATP-binding protein → MTISIASQETSEQQLDNEVVLSVEGVSKKFCRDLKRSLLYGVQDIATELVGIRQKSEKLRLDEFWALKDVSFQLRRGEALGLVGPNGSGKSTLLRIISGLIKPDSGFVEIKGRIAPLIALGAGFNPILTGRENIYANMSILGLSKKEIDERFEAVLDFAEIGAAIDAPVQTYSSGMAARLGFACAIYTEPDILLIDEVLAVGDIKFRAKCYRRLAKLREQGTSFILVSHNSHSILSICESAIYLLKGKVVTVGNTDSVVDKYEKDLFSNEIKAQSKLLFLTEKYENKQSDLNIISLCFKDEQGNLTRSLLSGETTYFCVEFKAYKEIKNVTLSFLIQETFGESEHVLCINTQQDGESWNILPGYYEIQLKMPYLGLKPSFYTLKLSISKNSYYMLDAVESFKFTVEGKGMSQCLFYQPRTWKLVKSHNI, encoded by the coding sequence ATGACAATTAGTATAGCTAGTCAGGAAACATCAGAACAACAACTGGATAATGAGGTAGTCCTTTCAGTTGAAGGAGTCTCCAAAAAATTTTGCCGAGACTTGAAGCGATCGCTGCTTTATGGAGTTCAAGATATTGCTACTGAGTTAGTCGGGATACGACAAAAGAGCGAAAAACTAAGACTTGATGAGTTTTGGGCACTTAAAGATGTTAGCTTTCAGTTACGACGTGGAGAAGCACTAGGCTTAGTAGGACCAAATGGCAGTGGGAAATCCACGCTACTACGAATTATTAGTGGATTAATTAAGCCAGACAGTGGATTTGTGGAAATCAAGGGTCGAATAGCACCACTGATTGCGCTGGGAGCAGGGTTTAACCCAATACTGACAGGGCGGGAGAATATCTATGCCAACATGTCTATTTTAGGTTTGTCTAAGAAAGAAATCGACGAGCGATTTGAGGCTGTTTTAGATTTTGCAGAGATTGGTGCTGCAATTGATGCTCCAGTGCAGACTTATAGTTCGGGAATGGCTGCAAGATTAGGGTTTGCTTGTGCGATTTATACGGAACCTGACATTCTCCTGATTGACGAAGTACTGGCAGTAGGAGATATAAAGTTTAGGGCTAAATGTTACCGTAGACTAGCTAAGCTACGCGAACAGGGAACATCTTTCATTCTAGTATCACACAATTCTCATTCAATATTGTCAATATGCGAGTCAGCAATTTACTTGCTCAAAGGAAAAGTAGTTACAGTTGGCAATACAGATTCAGTTGTAGACAAATACGAGAAGGATTTATTTAGTAATGAAATTAAAGCTCAATCAAAATTACTATTTTTAACTGAAAAGTATGAAAATAAGCAATCAGATCTAAATATTATTTCTCTATGCTTCAAAGATGAACAAGGAAACTTAACGCGATCGCTATTAAGTGGAGAAACTACTTACTTTTGTGTAGAATTTAAGGCTTATAAAGAGATTAAAAACGTTACTCTTAGTTTCTTAATTCAAGAAACCTTTGGAGAAAGCGAACATGTTTTATGTATCAATACACAACAGGACGGTGAGTCATGGAATATATTACCTGGATACTATGAAATTCAATTGAAAATGCCTTACCTTGGTTTAAAACCAAGTTTCTATACCCTTAAACTCAGTATTAGTAAAAATTCATACTATATGCTTGATGCTGTTGAGTCTTTTAAGTTTACTGTTGAAGGTAAGGGTATGAGCCAATGCTTATTTTATCAACCTCGAACTTGGAAACTAGTGAAAAGTCATAATATTTAG
- a CDS encoding class I SAM-dependent methyltransferase — protein MIKVLTQRSLPVSILNIFGRRNTLKATTLSKASQSRQESNQWLKGHAANIEGCVLSIGSDTDEDNDGGRYRDYFQKCSSYTTSEATSEFNVDLVLDVRSMPQIQNDTFDCVFCSGVLEHVDDYLAGLKEITRILRSGGILLLGLPFRQAIHMAPNDYWRFTEHGLRYMLRDDYEILELKAIDNSVPNFPAAYWIKAKKR, from the coding sequence ATGATTAAAGTACTGACACAACGTTCCTTACCTGTTTCAATACTAAATATTTTCGGCAGACGTAACACATTAAAAGCCACTACCTTGTCGAAAGCCTCACAGTCAAGACAAGAATCAAACCAATGGCTGAAGGGTCATGCAGCAAATATTGAGGGTTGTGTTCTTTCTATTGGCAGCGATACTGACGAAGATAATGACGGAGGACGGTATCGAGATTATTTCCAGAAATGCTCATCATATACCACATCAGAAGCCACTTCCGAGTTCAATGTCGATCTGGTACTTGACGTGCGATCGATGCCACAAATTCAGAATGACACATTTGATTGCGTGTTCTGCTCTGGCGTACTTGAACATGTTGATGATTATCTTGCTGGTTTAAAGGAGATAACTCGAATTCTCCGCTCGGGAGGTATTTTGTTACTTGGTTTACCTTTCCGACAAGCAATTCATATGGCTCCAAATGATTACTGGCGCTTCACCGAGCATGGGTTGAGATATATGCTTCGAGATGATTACGAAATTCTCGAACTCAAGGCAATAGATAATTCTGTGCCTAATTTTCCAGCTGCATACTGGATAAAAGCGAAGAAGCGATGA